In Candidatus Methanosphaera massiliense, the following are encoded in one genomic region:
- the thiC gene encoding phosphomethylpyrimidine synthase, whose translation MTQMLEAMRGNITEAMKQVAADENLDPEYIRKMVAKGYIAIPDNNQRETVAVGIGENLRTKVNATIGTSTDINDLDMELEKAAIAEEAGADTLMELSIGGDLDNIRRTVLKNTNKPVGSVPIYQTAVESIENEGSPIYMDPDDMLKNIEKQAKDGIDFMAIHCSVNRETLKRLKRQGRKGGLVSRGGSFISSWMVHNDAENPLYENYDQILDIVEEYDVCLSMANAMRAGALTDSTDRAQIQELIVLGELVDRARERGVQTIVEGPGHIPINEIETNINIQKKMCRNAPFYMLGPIVTDIAPAYDHIVSAIGAAQCARYGANFICYVTPAEHLALPGPEDVREGVIATRIGAHAGDIAVDMERFGQEDIKMADARKALNWTEQYEHAMWPADAKAIRDKRPPEADDTCTMCGNYCAIKIVNQWLDKADTDAFDD comes from the coding sequence ATGACACAAATGCTTGAAGCTATGAGAGGAAACATAACTGAAGCTATGAAACAAGTAGCTGCAGATGAAAACTTAGATCCTGAATATATTAGAAAAATGGTTGCAAAAGGATATATAGCAATACCTGACAACAACCAAAGAGAAACAGTAGCAGTAGGTATAGGTGAAAACTTAAGAACCAAAGTAAATGCTACAATAGGAACCTCAACAGATATAAACGATTTAGATATGGAATTAGAAAAAGCAGCTATTGCAGAAGAAGCAGGAGCAGATACACTTATGGAACTAAGTATCGGAGGAGACTTAGATAACATAAGAAGAACAGTATTAAAAAACACTAACAAACCTGTAGGAAGCGTACCTATCTACCAAACAGCTGTAGAATCCATTGAAAACGAAGGTTCCCCTATATACATGGATCCAGACGACATGCTAAAAAACATTGAAAAACAAGCAAAAGATGGTATAGACTTTATGGCTATCCACTGTTCTGTAAACAGAGAAACCTTAAAAAGACTCAAAAGACAAGGAAGAAAAGGTGGATTAGTAAGCCGTGGAGGTTCATTCATATCCTCATGGATGGTACACAACGATGCTGAAAACCCATTATATGAAAACTATGATCAAATATTAGATATAGTTGAAGAATATGATGTATGTCTAAGTATGGCAAATGCAATGAGAGCTGGAGCTCTTACTGACTCTACTGACAGAGCTCAAATACAAGAATTAATTGTATTAGGAGAATTAGTTGACAGAGCAAGAGAAAGAGGAGTACAAACAATTGTAGAAGGACCAGGACACATACCTATCAACGAAATTGAAACAAACATTAACATTCAGAAAAAAATGTGCAGAAACGCACCATTCTACATGTTAGGTCCTATAGTAACAGATATTGCACCAGCATATGACCACATAGTATCTGCAATAGGAGCAGCACAATGTGCAAGATACGGAGCAAACTTTATATGTTATGTAACACCAGCAGAACACTTAGCATTACCAGGACCTGAAGATGTAAGAGAAGGAGTAATAGCTACAAGAATTGGAGCTCACGCAGGAGACATAGCAGTAGATATGGAAAGATTCGGTCAAGAAGATATCAAAATGGCTGATGCAAGAAAAGCACTTAATTGGACAGAACAATATGAACACGCAATGTGGCCAGCTGATGCTAAAGCTATCAGAGATAAAAGACCACCTGAAGCAGATGATACCTGTACAATGTGTGGTAACTACTGTGCAATAAAAATCGTAAACCAATGGTTAGATAAAGCAGATACAGATGCTTTTGATGACTAA